A window of Nocardioidaceae bacterium genomic DNA:
TCACCGACGTCGACGTGATCACCGCCCGTCACCTCATCGACTCCATGGACAACGAGGTGGTCGTGACCGACGACACGATCCTCTCGATCGTCCCGGGGGAACCCCTCGGGTACGACGAATCCGTCAGGCAAGCACTCCGAGCACGGGAGGAGGCCGGCGCTGCATGAGCTCCGGCAACGACCCCAGCCGCACGGCCGGGACCGAGGCAGGTCCCTACCGAGGAGGCGCCGACCACCCGACGGACGGTTTCGACGACGAGCGGTCGGAGGCCGTGGTCTCGTTCTCCGACAAGATCCTCGACCGGGTCTCCGGCACCTGGCTGGGCACCCTGCTCAACGAGAACCTCGTGCAGCGGGTCGACCGCGACCACCGTCAGACCGACCGCATGTTCCTGCGCCGGCGCATCGTCGCCGCCATCACGCTCGTCATCGGCTCCGCCGTGCTGGCGATGTCGATGGCGACCGAGCCCGGTGACCCACGCTTCATCTGGCTGACGGTGCTGCTCGCGCTGGTGTGGACCGGTGGCGCCTTCGCCTCCGGGCCGCTCCACGCCGGCTACATCATGCGCAACGAGAAGCTCGAGCGTCCGGTGCTGCAGCCGTTCCTGCTCGGACTCATCGCCGCCGCGGTGTTCGTCGCGGGTGCCCTGCTCGTGGCGCAGGTTCCGTTCCTGACCGACGCTGTCAACTCGGTGCTCGTGCACGCACGCAACAACCCGCTGTGGGTCATCGTCTTCATCACGCTGCTGAACGGGCTCTGCGAGGAGCTCTTCTTCCGAGGAGCGCTGTTCGCCGCGATCGGTGTGAAGCACCCGGTGGCGATCTCGACCGTGGTCTACGGCCTCGCCACCGTCGCCACGCTCAACGTGATGCTCGTCTTCGCGGCCCTGATCCTGGGCTTCGTGGTCGGCCTGCAGCGACGGGTGACCGGTGGTGTGCAGGCCTCGATGATCACCCACGTGACGTGGTCGATGACGATGCTGCTGGTGCTGCCGCCCTTGTTCGACGCGCTGGCCGCCTGACGCCGAGGGGTCATTTCCCGCGAGGGGTCACTTCCCGCGAGGGGTCACTTCCCGCGAGGGGTCACTTCCCGCGAGGGGTCACTTCCCGCGAGGGGTCACTTCCCGCGAGAGGTCGATTCTCGCTCGGCTCTCTCCCGTGCCTGGCGACGCTGGTGGAAGGTGCGTACGAGGATCTGCTCGACGTTGCGGTCGCGCCCGAAGACGTGCCGACGCCGGAGCACCACGAGGAGCCACCCGAGCTCCTCGATCAGCGAACGACGCCAGTCGTCGTGCTCGGCGCGGTCCGGCCCGTGCCAGCGCTCGCCGTCGTACTCGACGCCGATCATGAGGTCCTCGTCCGCCAGGTCGAGGTAGAAGACATGCCCGTCCACCTCGACCGGCACCTGGAGCTGAGGCGGGGGCAGTCCAGGCGTCGTCAGCCACACGTAGCGTCCCGCGGACTCTCCGTACGACTCCGCACGCCCGTCGGCCCAGCGCACCAGGCTGCGGGCCTGCACGATCCCGCGAGCTCCGCGGAAGCGCGCGAGCTCGGCGACCATCTCGGCGTTCACCAGAGATGTGTGCCGGAGCAGGGCGTCCAGTGTCGCCAGCGCGCGCTGCGGGTGTTGCAGCCGCGCCACGTCCATGGCCGTACGCACCAGCGAGGTGACGCGTACGCCCTCGATCTCGATCACGTCGCCCGGCTCGAGGTCCCGGGTGCCACTGGCGACGTCGGACCGCCGGAGCCGACGGCCGCGGCGTGCGTCGAAGACGGTCGGAGGCTCGAGGGAGATGTGCTCACCCGGCGCCAGGGCCGCGTCTCCTGCGAACAGCCAGGCCGCCGAACCGTCCGTCGTCACAGAGGTCGAAGGGACCACCAGACGCAGCGCCGCCAACCGCAGCGACAGGGTGTCAGCGACGTCGGATGTCGCGTACGCGCCGCGCAGGATGCGCCGCACCAGACCAGCCTCGAGCAGCGCACGCAGGTCGTGGTCGCCCACGCCGCAGTCGCGCGCCATGGCGCGGGTCCAGGGGTCGCCGCGATCCAGGTCGCCGGGCACGCGGAGGTCTGACAGGAAAGGTGTCGACATGCGGACACCCTCGGGACCAACCGGTTCGCGGTCGCGCGAGTCGTACGCCGGCGGTGGAGAACCCCCACCAGGCGGCGTCCGGGAGGACAACCGGCCCACTCACGCCCGCGAGAACTGACCTCTCGCGGAAAATGCCCCCTCGCGAGAACTGCCCTCTCGCGAGAAGTGACCCCTCGGCGTCAGGCGGAGCCGCGGGGCTTCTGGTGGTCGTGCTCGTCGCCGGGCTCGGGGATCACACGGACGGCGTCCTGCTCGGCGGGCACGTCGTCCCCACCACGGGCGGGGTCACGCTCGGTGGCGAAGCGGTCGTCCATGCGGCCGGCGGCGGAGATCTCGTCGTTGTCGGCGTTGATCTGACCCGCGGGCTCGTCGCCGAGCTGGCTGGCGCGGTCGGCCGGGCCGCCGTCCTCGTCGCGGGCGGGCTCGGCGTACGGGTCCGGCTCGGGCACGCGCTGGCGCTCACGCTGGTCGATGGTCTCGCCCTGCCGCGCCTCCTCGGGGGTGGTGCCGAAACCCTGGCCGGGCGAGTAGCTCTCCGAGGGGACGATGCCTTCCTCCAGCACGTCCTCGGCGCCGCCCTGCACGAGCGTGTCCTCGGGCTGCAGCTGGTCCTCCGCGTCGACGGAGTAGGCGCCGGAGAACTGCTCGGTGTCGTTGACGTCGTGTGTGGACTCGGTGTTCGTGGGCTCACTCATGCCCCGCATCCTTTCCGGGCTCGCCACGCGCCAACCACGCCGACGCGGGGCCGTCCTGCGGTCCACGTCTCACCACGCGACCGTCGCCGTGACCGGTCATCACCGAGCGGGCACCATGGGGTCATGACCGTCGAGACCGAGACCAACGACAAGTTCGCCGCGTACGCACACCCCGAGGTGCTCGTGAGCACCGACTGGCTGGCCGAGCAGATCGACGCCGGTCGCGTCGGCACCGCCGACCTGGTGCTGCTCGAGTCCGACGAGGACGTGCTGCTCTACGACTCCGGCCACATCCCCGGGGCGGTGAAGATCGACTGGCACACCGAGCTCAACGACCCCGTGACGCGCGACTACGTGGACGGCGAGGGCTTCGCCGCGCTGATGAGCGCCAAGGGCGTGCACCGCGACTCCACCGTGGTCATCTACGGGGACAAGTCCAACTGGTGGGCCGCGTACGCCCTGTGGGTCTTCAAGCTGTTCGGTCACGCCGACGTACGTCTCCTGGACGGCGGTCGCGCGGCCTGGACCGCCGAGGACCGCGCGATGACCCGCGACAAGCCCACCCCCGAAGCGACCGACTACCCGGTCGTGGAGCGCCACGACGGCGACATCCGCGCGTACAAGGACGACGTGCTCGGCTTCCTCGGACACGGCCCGCTGATCGACGTACGCAGCCCCGCGGAGTACACGGGCGAGCGCACCCACATGCCCGACTACCCCGAGGAGGGCGCCCTGCGTGGCGGCCACATCCCGTCCGCGCACTCGGTGCCGTGGGCCCGGGCCGCGGCCGAGGACGGCCGCTTCAGGTCCCGCGAGGAGCTCGAGGCGATCTACGAGGGCGAGAAGGGTCTCGCAAGCACCGACCAGGTGATCGCGTACTGCCGCATCGGCGAGCGCTCGAGCCACACCTGGTTCGTGCTGACCTACCTGCTGGGCTACGACGGCGTCCGCAACTACGACGGTTCCTGGACCGAGTGGGGCAACGCCGTCCGCGTCCCGATCGTCACCGGCGAGGAGCCCGGGGAGGTCCCCGCGGGCTTCGGTCGATGAGCGGGCAGCAGCCCCTTCCCGCGGCGCTGCAGGAGATCGCCGACGACTTCGGCGCGATGCCACCCGGTGAGCGGCTCTCGCTGCTGCTGGAGTTCTCCGACGAGCTGCCCGACCTGCCCGAGCGGTACGCCGACCACCCCGAGCTGCTCGAGCCGGTGCCGGAGTGCCAGTCGCCGATCTTCGTCGTCGTCGAGGTCGACGGTGAGGGTCCGGAGGCGCGGGTCGACCTGTTCTTCTCCGCGCCGGCGGAGGCTCCGACGACGCGTGGGTTCGCGGGCATCCTGCACGAGGGACTCGACGGCCGTACCGCCGCCGAGGTGGTCGGCACTCCCCCGGACCTGCCGCTGCGGCTCAACATCACCGACCAGGTCAGCCCGCTGCGCCTCAACGGCATGGCGGGCATGCTCACCCGGATCACGCGTCAGGTGACGCAGAAGGCAGGGCTGTAAGGGACGTCGGTGGGCAGAGTGACACCACGATGAGTTCTGATGTCGCCTTCCTCCTCTTCGGTGCCTGCCTGCTGCTGGCGGTCGTGCTGCCCACGGCACTGACGCGCGTGGCCGTGTCGGCGCCGTTGGTGCTGATGGGACTCGGCATCGTGCTGGGCCTGAGCCCGATCACCGAGGGCATCACGATCGACCCCTTCACCAACCAGCAGGCGATCGAGCACGTCACCGAGCTGACGGTGATCGTGGCCCTGATGGGTGTCGGTCTGGCGATCGAGAGGCCGCTGTCGCTGCGCGACAAGGGCTCCCTGCGACGCTGGTCGGGCACCTGGCGCCTGCTCGCGATCGGCATGCCGCTCTCGATCGCCCTCGTCGCCCTGTCGGCCTGGTGGCTGGCCGGCGTCCCGATCGCGCTGGCGCTGCTGCTGGGCGCCGCGCTGGCGCCGACGGATCCGGTGCTCGCCTCCGACGTGCAGATCGGCGGACCGGTGGTGGACTCCGAGTCCGGTGTCGACCCGCGCCAGGTGGACGACGACGAGGTGCGCTTCTCGCTCACCTCCGAGGCGGGTCTGAACGACGGTCTCGCGTTCCCGTTCGTCTACATCGCGCTGCTCGCCGCCGGCGCGGTGCACACCGTCGACTCCTGGCAGGCCGCGCTGGGCTGGGGCTCCTACTACGTGCTGGTCAAGGTGGCCATCGGCGTGGTCGTCGGGCTCGCGGTCGGGCGGGTCCTGGCGAGGTTCGCGTACGGGTCCCGCATCAAGGCGCTGCGCCTGGCCGACCGGGGTGAGCCGCTGCTGGTGCTCGCAGCGCTGCTGACCGCGTACGGGCTGACCGAGGTGCTGCAGGGCTACGGCTTCCTCGCGGTGTTCCTGTGCGCGATGGCGATGCGCTCGGCCGAGCGTCGCGCCGCCTACAACCGTGCGATGCACCAGGTGATCGAGCGGGTCGAGGTGGTACTGACGCTCGCGGTGCTGCTGTTCTTCGGCATCGCGGTCAGCCGCGGCCTGCTGAGCGCGTTGACCTGGCAGGGCGCCCTGGTGGCGGTGCTGCTGGTGCTGGTGATCCGCCCGCTGACGGCCTACCTGTCGCTGCGCATCGCCCCCGCACCCGCCGACTGTCGGCACGCAACCACGGAGGGCGAGCGCTGGACCATCGCGTTCTTCGGGGTCCGTGGCGTGGGCACGATCTACTACCTGGCGTACGCGACGGGCTTCCTCGGCGTCGAGACCGTCGAGCTGTGGTCGATCGCGGGCCTCGCGATCGTGCTGTCGGTGACGCTGCACGGCATCACCGCGACGCCCGTGCTGGGCAAGGTCGACGCCCACCGGCGTCAGCACCGCCGGGGACACCAGGAGACGAGCGTCTGAGACGGCTGAGGGGACCATGAGGTGAGCACGGCCGCCGTTGACGGGGGAGACAACGGCGACCGGCGTGACAGACGTTATCCAGTGGGACGCATGTGCATCGTGCGCCGCGCCGGGACGGGCGTGTGGTCTGCGTCGCCGACGTCGATCGGGCTGTCTACCGGGCTGCGCACCGGGCCGCCTACCGGATGGTGACCTGACGGTTGGCCAGGCCGGCCCGCGCGGAGCGCTCCGACGCGGTGAGCGGGGCGTTCTCGGCCATCAGCTCCTCCAGCCGCGTACGCAGCGTGGTCGCGGGCTCGGCGAGCACGTCCGCGCCGGTGCC
This region includes:
- a CDS encoding SufE family protein; protein product: MSGQQPLPAALQEIADDFGAMPPGERLSLLLEFSDELPDLPERYADHPELLEPVPECQSPIFVVVEVDGEGPEARVDLFFSAPAEAPTTRGFAGILHEGLDGRTAAEVVGTPPDLPLRLNITDQVSPLRLNGMAGMLTRITRQVTQKAGL
- a CDS encoding cation:proton antiporter, with translation MSSDVAFLLFGACLLLAVVLPTALTRVAVSAPLVLMGLGIVLGLSPITEGITIDPFTNQQAIEHVTELTVIVALMGVGLAIERPLSLRDKGSLRRWSGTWRLLAIGMPLSIALVALSAWWLAGVPIALALLLGAALAPTDPVLASDVQIGGPVVDSESGVDPRQVDDDEVRFSLTSEAGLNDGLAFPFVYIALLAAGAVHTVDSWQAALGWGSYYVLVKVAIGVVVGLAVGRVLARFAYGSRIKALRLADRGEPLLVLAALLTAYGLTEVLQGYGFLAVFLCAMAMRSAERRAAYNRAMHQVIERVEVVLTLAVLLFFGIAVSRGLLSALTWQGALVAVLLVLVIRPLTAYLSLRIAPAPADCRHATTEGERWTIAFFGVRGVGTIYYLAYATGFLGVETVELWSIAGLAIVLSVTLHGITATPVLGKVDAHRRQHRRGHQETSV
- a CDS encoding sulfurtransferase, translating into MTVETETNDKFAAYAHPEVLVSTDWLAEQIDAGRVGTADLVLLESDEDVLLYDSGHIPGAVKIDWHTELNDPVTRDYVDGEGFAALMSAKGVHRDSTVVIYGDKSNWWAAYALWVFKLFGHADVRLLDGGRAAWTAEDRAMTRDKPTPEATDYPVVERHDGDIRAYKDDVLGFLGHGPLIDVRSPAEYTGERTHMPDYPEEGALRGGHIPSAHSVPWARAAAEDGRFRSREELEAIYEGEKGLASTDQVIAYCRIGERSSHTWFVLTYLLGYDGVRNYDGSWTEWGNAVRVPIVTGEEPGEVPAGFGR
- a CDS encoding CPBP family intramembrane metalloprotease: MFLRRRIVAAITLVIGSAVLAMSMATEPGDPRFIWLTVLLALVWTGGAFASGPLHAGYIMRNEKLERPVLQPFLLGLIAAAVFVAGALLVAQVPFLTDAVNSVLVHARNNPLWVIVFITLLNGLCEELFFRGALFAAIGVKHPVAISTVVYGLATVATLNVMLVFAALILGFVVGLQRRVTGGVQASMITHVTWSMTMLLVLPPLFDALAA